Part of the Longimicrobiaceae bacterium genome, AGCGCGAAGAAGACCACGAACACGGGGGCCGCCGAGCGCTCCATGGCGTGCAGAAGCTCCTCGCCCTCGCCCTCGCGCGAGACGTTCTCGGTCACGAAGCCGGCCACCAGCAGGGTGAGCAGCACCTCCACGTGCGCCAGCCGGGCGATCTCCAGCCCGAAGAACGCCACCAGGATGGCGAAGAACACCAGCTCCCGCCCCACGTAGCGGAGGTAGAGCGCCACCACCCCTCCCAGCAGCGCCCCCACCAGCAGCGCGCCCCCGATCTCCCAGAGCACCAGCAGCACCGAGGTCCCCCCGGCGGCCCCCGAGGGGGGGACCAGCGCCCGCGCCACGGCCAGGGCGGCGCTGAAGAAGAGCACCACCGCCACGTCCGACAGCAGCACGATCCCCAGGGTGGTGCGGGTCACCGGCCCGCGCGCCCCCGTCTCCGTGAGCAGCGCCATGGTGACCGCCGGCGAGTGCACGATGGCGATGGCCGCGAAGAGGAGGGCGAAGGCCAGCACCTGCGCGTCCGGCGCGCCGCTCAGGAAGGGGACGAAGTCCCGGAACCCGTACAGGAGCCCGAAGAGCGCCGTGAAGGCCACCACCAGCTCCGCGGACATCATCTTGAGGAGGAGCGGGCCGCGCTCCTTCACCTCGCCCCAGCGCAGCTCCGCCCCCGCCAGGAAGGCGATCAGGGCGATGGCGAGCTGGCTCACCGGGGCCAGGCGCTGCGCGCCCTCCACCGTCACGGTGCCCAGGACGTACGGGCCGAAGACCACCCCGGCCACCAGGTATCCCACGATCTTGGGGAGGCGGAGCGTGGTCGCCAGCTCCCCCACGGTGTAGGCGGCCAGGATCAGGAAGCCGAAGGAGAGGAGCGCCTGCGAGCCGCGCCCCTGCGATCCCAGGGGGAAGATGAGCTGCATCCCCCCCAGGAGAAGGGCCAGGATGAAGAGCCTCCGCACTACGCCTCCTCCGCCGCGGGCCGTTCCGTCCGCGGCGCTGCCGCCGCCGCGTACGTCGCCGCGCGCCTCCGCCGGGCCGAGTCCACCACCCCCTCCGCGATCCGCGCCGAGGCCACGTCGGTGAGGAGCACCGAGACCAGCACAGCGGTGAAGACCACGTTCACCGCCGGGGTCTCCCCCTGCAGCATGTAGTTCAGCGCGATGGCGACCGCCAGCCCGCCCTGCCCCAGGAGCGCCCGCCCCCACCCCCAACCCAGCACCCCGTGGGCGCCGTTCAGCCGGGCCGCCAGGTAGCCGCCTCCCACCTTGCCGAGGGTGCGCACCGCCAGGAAGGCGAGCACCGGGAGGAGCCAGGCGCGGGTGCTGGGTGCCCACGCGGCGCCCGCGAAGATCAGCAGCACGAAGTAGAGCGGGCGCTCCACCATCCCCAGCGCCCGGCGGATCTCGTCGCGGTTCCCGGAGGTGTTCGCCAGGATCGCCCCGATCAGCATGGTGGGGAGGAGCGGCGAGAGACCCAGGTACGCCGCCGCCCCGCTGGCCAGGATGGTGGCCCCCGCGAGGCCGATGAACAGGCGGTCCACCTTGCGCTCCTCTCCCAGGAAGAGGTGGAAGAGCGTCCCCCCCACCACGCCGATGGCCACGCTGATCACCGCCCACTCCGTGGCCGTCGGGGGGCGCACGTTCCCCGCGGGGGGCGCGTGGCTGACGGTGAGGAGGAGGCTGAACGCGACGATCGCCACCAGCGCGTCGATCGCGGTGGTGAGCTGGAGCTGCCGCACCACTTGGCCCTGGCCCCCCAGCCGCCGGGCCACCAGGGCGATCCCGGTGGGCGCGGAGCCCGTGGCGACCGCCCCCAGCGCCACGGCAGGGATCACGGCCTCCAGGGGCGTCGTCGGGAAGAGCCAGAAGAAGATCGGCGTCAGCGCCGCGGAAACGGCGGCCAGGGTGAGCAGTGCCTCGAAAAAGGCGATGCGGTACTGCGCCGCGGGGATGCGCACCAGCTCCGGGAGATAGAACTGCGCCCCCACCACCACCCCCACCCACCCCAGCGCCAGCGTCAGGAAGGGGGCGAAGCCGCCGAACACGTCGGCGCCGATCAGCCCGGACACCTGCGGCCCCAGCAGGATCCCCAGGAGGAGGTACTCCGCGCCCGAGACGATGAGGAAGCGGCGCGCCAGCCACCCGGACGCCACGTGCGCCGCCAGGTAGCCGCCCACGACGACCACGATCAGGACCAGTGCCGAGCTCATTCGACCGGGTGCGTGCGGTAGCGTATCGGGGCGGTGGCGGGACGGGTCACTCCACCAGCACCGGGTGGCGGAGCACCAGGCGCGAAGGGCGGCCCGGGGTCGCGAAGGTGTGCACCACCCGGAGGTCGTACCGCCCCGAGGGGAGGTCGCGGATGATGGCCATGTACCCCCACGTCCCCTCCCCCGGGGGGCAGTCGTCCCCCGCCTCGCGGGCGACCACGCGCAGCGTGATCTCGCTCCCGGTCCGCACCGCGTCCGCGTTCAGCGTCCGGCACCAGGACCCGGTGGTGATGGTGCGGCGCACCGTGATCTCGTGGTGCGCGCTGCGGATGGCGGCGGCGGACCACGCCTCCACCTCGGCCGGGGAGAGCGGCGTGGCCACGAACTCCACCTCCGGGGCGGGCCGGCAGGCCGCCGCCGTGAGCAGGACGGCGAGGATGCGGTGCATACGCTCCTCCACGGGTTCGGGCGGGCGCGGGCGCGGCAGCGGAGGCACGGTCCGCAGACACGAAGGGACCGGCCGCCCTCTCGGGGGCCGGTCCCAGGGAACGCCGGCCGGACTCGAACCGGCAGGCGGCGGTGCAGCCTTCGTCAGCCCTGCGGGCTCGCCTGCACGCCGCCGCGGGAGACCTCGTCTCTGGACCTGCCTCTCCCCGCGTGTCTTCCGGACCACGCCGCAGCGCCCCACGGGTGCCTCGACTCCGGAGGCCGGGTCTCCCTCACGGTCCGCCCACCCAGGTGGCCACCGGGCGGCCGATCCTCGTACCTCTGCTATCCCGGCGTTGGGTACGGACGGGAGCGTCTCCGTTCGATCGAACGGCACCACGGCCGGGGGCGAAGTGCAAGTTTCGAGCCCGCGCCGCCCCCGGCGCCGCTCACGCGGCCGTCTGCGGAAGCGCCTCCGGCACGTCCATCTCCTCCATCGCCTCCAGCCCGGCCTCGTCCTCCTCCGGCGGCGGGGGGAGGAGGTGGTCCAGCGGGATGGCGTCGTCGGCCATCCCCCGGCGGAGCGGGTCTCCGATCCACGCCGCCAGCCGCTCCATAAAGCGCCACACGTCGCCGTCGCCCGGGCGCAGGTAGCTCGGCTGCGACGAGTCCGTCCCCATCCGCTCGAAGACCTGCGTCAGCCACTCCGGCCCGTGGCCGCCCACCTCCAGGTGCGTGAGCCAGCACTCCAGCTCGCCGGTGGGGACCACGAAGATGCCGTAGCCCGCCAGGCCGTCCAGGAGAACCTCCGCGGCGGCGCGGTGCTCGCGGGGCAGGTTGTAGATGCCGCCCGCCTTGTAGTCGTCGCCCCGGAGCTTCTGCTGGAGCGCGGCGCGGGTGCGCTCCCAGTGCTCCTCGAACACCGCGGGGACGAAGGCGGAGCGCAGCAGGTCGCGGAAGTCCTCCTTCCCCTTGAAGATGTCCAGGTCCACCACCGCCGCCGCGGGGATCCCCATCTCCCGCAGGGGGCGGAGGATGCGGCGGATGGTCTGCTTGTTCTGGGCGTTCAGGAACACGCAGCCGTCCGCGCCGCCGCGCCCCTCCGCCAGGAGCCGCTCGTTGACCTCCTGGTAGAAGACCCGGTCCGCGTCCGCCTCGCAGACGACGGCGCCCTCGTGGAAGAGCGCCCCCAGCACCCCGTTGGAGCGCAGCAGCGGGTCGCGCATCATGCAGTGCAGCCTGTCGGCGCGCAGGAGGGTGGCGCTCGGCACCCCGCCCTTGTAGGTGAGGCGGACGATGTTGACGCGCTTCCCCGCCTGCACGCACCCCATCAGGAACTCCGGGCTGTGGGTGGCCGCGAGCACCCGGGCGTCGCGGTCCGCGGCGAGCTGCGTCAGCCGCTTCCCCAGCTTGCGGGCGAGCGGCGGGTGCAGGAACGCCTCGGGCTCGTCCACCAGCATGATCCGGTAGTCCGCGCTCAGCACCGCGGCCGTGAGGCCGGTGAACGCCTTGACCCCGTCGCTCATCTCGGCGATGTCGGTGGCCCCGGCGTGGAAGTCGCGCGCCCGCTCGTCCAGCCCCTGCTCCTCGCAGGCGGCGTCCGGCGCCCGGCGCGACATGCGGATGCGCAGGTGCGTCCCCCCGGTGGGATCCAGCACGAAATGCAGCCCGAACGCCTCCACGGTCACCTCGCGGATGCGGGCGCGGGCCTCGTCGTCGCGGAAGAGCGCCGCCAGGTGGTTGGTGGGGTGGAGCTGCAGGTCGCCCAGGGGGCGCGGGTAGGTGAGCGCCAGCCGGGTCCGCCCGTCCAGGCGGATGGTGAAGAGCGCGAAGAAGTCGCGGCAGAGGCGGGCAACCTCCTCCTCGTCCGGGTCCTCGTCGGAGCCCAGGATGCGGAGCACCTCGGCCAGGTCGATGAGCTGGTCCGTGGGCGGGTCCTCCACGTCGGTGGCGCGCTTCTTCACGTACGCGCCCATGGGCTTCAGGCGCGACACCCGCACGCACCCCGCGGGCCCGTGGTCGCCCTCCACCCGCCGGGCCTCCACCATCTCCGCGGCCTCCTCCGCACCGGGAAGGTGCAGCTCCATGCGCGCCACGATCCGGCGGTCGCTGGCGCCCCCCGTCTCCAGGTACTCTTCCAGCTCGCGGAGGGCGAGGCTCTTCCCGGAGTTGTTCGGTCCCACGAAAACGGTCATCGGTCCGGGGGCGAGCTCGAGGGGGAGCACGCTCCCGCTGGGTCCGAAGTGGAGGGTCAGGGTCTTCAGCATCGGCGCGGCCCCGGGTGCGGGGATGAGGTCGTACGGCCTGTCGTTCCCGGCTCCTGAAAGTGCCAGAAACGCGCCAAGGCGCAGAAAGGGGTGAACGGCACGCCTGCACCCTCCCGCCGCACGGTCCGCTTGACATCCGGCGCCCCGCGAAGAACATTTAGAAAGTCGTCTAATTGTTCTGCTCCCCGCGCAACCGCATGCTCGACCGGACGATCCGCGCCCTCGCAGACCCCACGCGCCGGGAGATCCTCCGGGCGCTGCGCGGGGGCGACCTGACGGCGGGGGAGATCGCGGGGCGCTTCCCCATCACGGCAGCCTCCGTCTCCCACCACCTGGCCGTGCTGCGGGAGGCGGAGCTGGTGACGGTGGAGCGCAGGGGGAAGCACCTGGTGTACTCGCTCGACACCACGGTGATGCACGAGTTCATGCAGGGGATGCTCGACCTTTTTGGAACGGGAGGGGAACGATGATCCGCAGGCCGCTCGCGCCGGTGCTCCTGGTGGGGATGTGGGCGTTCGCGCTCGCCGTGTTCCGCCGGCTGCCCCCGGAGGTCCCGACCCACTGGAGCTTCTCCGGCGAGATCGACGGGTGGGGGCCGCGCTTCCCGGCGGCGTTCATCGCGCCCGCCGCGGCGACGCTGGTGTGGCTCGTGATGCGTTTCCAGGG contains:
- a CDS encoding cation:proton antiporter, whose protein sequence is MRRLFILALLLGGMQLIFPLGSQGRGSQALLSFGFLILAAYTVGELATTLRLPKIVGYLVAGVVFGPYVLGTVTVEGAQRLAPVSQLAIALIAFLAGAELRWGEVKERGPLLLKMMSAELVVAFTALFGLLYGFRDFVPFLSGAPDAQVLAFALLFAAIAIVHSPAVTMALLTETGARGPVTRTTLGIVLLSDVAVVLFFSAALAVARALVPPSGAAGGTSVLLVLWEIGGALLVGALLGGVVALYLRYVGRELVFFAILVAFFGLEIARLAHVEVLLTLLVAGFVTENVSREGEGEELLHAMERSAAPVFVVFFALSGAKIQVAQVAALLPLVIPLALVRAGAIWAGMRLGGRWAGAGEPERKYAWMGLISQAGVAIGLATIVTEAYPEQGAALGTLLLALIAVNETVGPILFRRAIYASGEAAPESEGAKPASGARAAASH
- a CDS encoding ATP-binding protein — translated: MLKTLTLHFGPSGSVLPLELAPGPMTVFVGPNNSGKSLALRELEEYLETGGASDRRIVARMELHLPGAEEAAEMVEARRVEGDHGPAGCVRVSRLKPMGAYVKKRATDVEDPPTDQLIDLAEVLRILGSDEDPDEEEVARLCRDFFALFTIRLDGRTRLALTYPRPLGDLQLHPTNHLAALFRDDEARARIREVTVEAFGLHFVLDPTGGTHLRIRMSRRAPDAACEEQGLDERARDFHAGATDIAEMSDGVKAFTGLTAAVLSADYRIMLVDEPEAFLHPPLARKLGKRLTQLAADRDARVLAATHSPEFLMGCVQAGKRVNIVRLTYKGGVPSATLLRADRLHCMMRDPLLRSNGVLGALFHEGAVVCEADADRVFYQEVNERLLAEGRGGADGCVFLNAQNKQTIRRILRPLREMGIPAAAVVDLDIFKGKEDFRDLLRSAFVPAVFEEHWERTRAALQQKLRGDDYKAGGIYNLPREHRAAAEVLLDGLAGYGIFVVPTGELECWLTHLEVGGHGPEWLTQVFERMGTDSSQPSYLRPGDGDVWRFMERLAAWIGDPLRRGMADDAIPLDHLLPPPPEEDEAGLEAMEEMDVPEALPQTAA
- a CDS encoding autorepressor SdpR family transcription factor, producing the protein MLDRTIRALADPTRREILRALRGGDLTAGEIAGRFPITAASVSHHLAVLREAELVTVERRGKHLVYSLDTTVMHEFMQGMLDLFGTGGER